From Bacteroidales bacterium, the proteins below share one genomic window:
- a CDS encoding four helix bundle protein — MEKLKVQSAGWRIVHKLKIILKELKESRICLKIIERKPLIPNTKKLAPIMKETEELIAIIYKSIETAKSNM, encoded by the coding sequence CAGTCCGCCGGCTGGCGGATTGTTCATAAACTGAAAATAATTCTTAAAGAGCTAAAAGAAAGTCGAATTTGCTTAAAAATTATAGAAAGGAAACCATTAATTCCAAATACAAAGAAATTAGCTCCAATTATGAAAGAAACGGAAGAATTAATAGCTATAATTTATAAAAGCATTGAAACTGCGAAGTCGAATATGTAG